Proteins encoded in a region of the Pseudomonas sp. GOM7 genome:
- a CDS encoding pirin family protein: MSGLQLIQPRAEDISGQPILRPLPSARARSIGPFVFFDHMLEQDYPAGSGMNIAQHPHIGLSTLTYLFEGQLQHKDSLGSDQLVEPGDVSWMTAGRGVAHVERTPPGQRGQHKRLHGLQVWLALPQSEEDCAPSYKHHPAVSLPRSEAMGVGITLIAGRGFCLESPVPVRSPTLYAELRLTAGASLLIPTEYSERALYLIDGEAELDSEALPTHTMAVIPAGETPLLRACGECHLALIGGEPIGPRRMNWNFVASTPQLIDQARRRWAAGDWPQVPGETERIELPG, translated from the coding sequence ATGAGCGGCCTGCAACTGATCCAGCCGCGCGCCGAAGACATTTCCGGCCAGCCGATCCTGCGTCCGCTGCCCTCGGCGCGTGCCCGCAGCATCGGCCCCTTCGTCTTCTTCGACCATATGCTGGAACAGGACTACCCAGCCGGCAGCGGCATGAACATCGCCCAGCATCCGCATATCGGCCTGTCCACCCTCACCTACCTGTTCGAGGGCCAGTTGCAGCACAAGGACAGCCTTGGCTCGGATCAGTTGGTCGAACCCGGTGACGTCAGTTGGATGACCGCTGGGCGCGGCGTCGCCCATGTCGAACGCACACCGCCCGGGCAACGCGGGCAGCACAAGCGTCTACATGGCTTGCAGGTCTGGCTGGCCCTGCCACAGTCGGAGGAAGACTGCGCCCCCAGCTACAAGCATCATCCCGCCGTCTCTCTGCCACGCAGCGAGGCCATGGGCGTAGGCATTACCCTGATCGCCGGCAGAGGTTTCTGCCTCGAATCACCCGTGCCGGTACGCTCCCCCACCCTCTACGCCGAGCTGCGTCTGACCGCCGGCGCCAGCCTGCTGATCCCGACCGAGTACAGCGAGCGTGCGCTCTATCTGATCGATGGCGAGGCCGAACTGGACAGTGAAGCCCTGCCCACCCATACCATGGCCGTCATTCCGGCCGGCGAGACACCGCTGCTTCGCGCCTGCGGCGAATGCCACCTGGCGCTGATCGGCGGTGAGCCCATCGGCCCACGGCGGATGAACTGGAATTTCGTAGCCAGCACCCCGCAATTGATCGACCAGGCGCGCCGACGCTGGGCCGCTGGCGACTGGCCGCAGGTGCCGGGAGAAACCGAGCGGATCGAGTTGCCCGGCTGA
- a CDS encoding lipopolysaccharide kinase InaA family protein: MGILSEKAFVALPSSEFERWWHSPGEWVEEANQRRGGESGVRLLQAWDSSRPPLYCKRQTGHLHRSPRHPLGRPTILRELQAYRAFARLGIRTPNIIYCAARKQAGQWQALLVTEALSGFVSLEDWYAQPHAQALEHAVLQQVAVTLARLHLGGWQHGCCYPKHLFVKVRSDGDVDVALLDLEKSRRRWLLRQAQRDLGQLQRHRGAIPESAIVYLQQAYQHALHNPWGVLQP; the protein is encoded by the coding sequence ATGGGCATCCTCAGCGAAAAAGCCTTCGTCGCCCTGCCCTCCAGCGAATTCGAGCGCTGGTGGCACAGCCCAGGTGAATGGGTCGAAGAAGCCAACCAGCGTCGTGGTGGCGAAAGCGGCGTGCGCCTGCTGCAAGCCTGGGACAGCAGCCGCCCGCCGCTATACTGCAAGCGCCAGACTGGCCACCTGCACCGCTCGCCACGCCATCCGCTCGGGCGGCCGACCATCCTGCGCGAGCTGCAGGCCTACCGCGCCTTCGCCCGGCTCGGCATCCGCACACCCAATATCATCTACTGCGCGGCACGCAAGCAGGCCGGCCAATGGCAGGCCCTGCTGGTCACCGAAGCGCTGAGCGGCTTCGTCAGCCTCGAAGACTGGTATGCCCAGCCTCATGCGCAGGCGCTCGAGCATGCCGTGCTGCAACAGGTGGCCGTGACCCTGGCGCGCCTGCACCTCGGCGGCTGGCAGCATGGCTGTTGCTACCCCAAGCACCTGTTCGTCAAGGTGCGCAGCGACGGTGACGTGGATGTGGCCCTGCTCGATCTGGAAAAGAGCCGACGGCGCTGGTTGCTGCGTCAGGCACAGCGCGACCTCGGGCAATTGCAGCGGCATCGCGGCGCCATCCCGGAAAGCGCCATCGTCTACCTGCAGCAGGCTTACCAGCATGCCCTGCACAACCCCTGGGGAGTGCTGCAGCCGTGA
- a CDS encoding sensor histidine kinase, translated as MLAKQPFERRILIAFVLMTVVVSGLFSLSIVAVVHFIEEHLVSQELSRELSETLREDISQGHAPRLDSSTRFFSSAHPEYAIPQAYEGLREGFNELFSGDEAYYVYVQQINGQTYMLVEDQEEFEARENALFNVVLAGFLLTVLAAWGLGLITARKVMAPITRLAQQVRHRDQLHPLAPPLAPDYPDDEIGQLAAAFDSTLGQVRQSLERERLFTSDVSHELRTPLMVIASSCELLAEAPLAPREKEQVARIARACEEMRELVQTFLQLARDKSNAAAFVGDRSLASVAEEQATRWGALMQEKGLDFQMRIEGQDEGQYNATFLATVMANLLRNALHYTERGSVRLILERGAFRIEDSGAGIPVEQHEQIFQPFVRGPQARGEGLGLGLSLVKRICTKQGWKVSLQSEPGGGTRFRVELAAAS; from the coding sequence ATGCTGGCTAAGCAACCCTTCGAGCGGCGCATTCTCATCGCCTTCGTGCTGATGACCGTGGTGGTCAGCGGCCTGTTTTCCCTGAGCATCGTCGCGGTGGTGCACTTCATCGAAGAACACCTGGTCTCCCAGGAGCTGAGTCGTGAGCTGAGCGAAACCCTGAGGGAGGACATCAGCCAGGGCCACGCGCCACGCCTGGACAGCAGCACCCGCTTCTTCTCTTCGGCTCACCCCGAGTACGCCATTCCCCAGGCGTATGAAGGTCTACGAGAAGGCTTCAACGAGTTGTTCAGCGGTGATGAGGCGTATTACGTCTACGTGCAGCAGATCAACGGCCAGACCTACATGCTGGTGGAGGATCAAGAGGAGTTCGAGGCCCGCGAGAATGCCCTGTTCAACGTGGTGCTGGCCGGTTTTCTGCTCACCGTGCTGGCAGCCTGGGGCCTGGGCCTGATCACCGCCCGCAAGGTCATGGCACCGATCACCCGCCTGGCACAACAGGTGCGCCACCGCGACCAGTTGCACCCGCTGGCGCCGCCACTGGCACCGGATTACCCGGATGACGAGATCGGCCAACTGGCGGCAGCCTTCGACAGCACCCTTGGTCAGGTACGCCAGTCACTGGAGCGCGAGCGCCTGTTCACCAGCGATGTCAGCCATGAGCTGCGCACCCCACTGATGGTCATTGCCTCCTCCTGCGAACTGCTCGCCGAGGCGCCGCTGGCCCCGCGCGAAAAGGAACAGGTGGCACGCATCGCCCGTGCCTGCGAGGAGATGCGCGAACTGGTGCAGACCTTCCTGCAACTGGCACGCGACAAGAGCAACGCGGCGGCGTTCGTCGGCGATCGCTCGCTGGCCAGTGTCGCCGAGGAACAGGCCACGCGTTGGGGAGCACTGATGCAGGAGAAGGGTCTGGACTTCCAGATGCGCATCGAAGGCCAGGACGAGGGCCAGTACAACGCCACCTTTCTCGCCACGGTGATGGCCAACCTGCTGCGCAATGCCCTGCACTACACCGAGCGCGGCAGCGTGCGCCTGATCCTCGAACGCGGCGCCTTCCGCATCGAAGACAGCGGTGCGGGGATTCCTGTCGAACAGCACGAGCAGATCTTCCAGCCCTTCGTCCGCGGCCCTCAGGCCCGTGGTGAAGGCCTCGGTCTGGGCCTGTCGCTGGTCAAGCGAATCTGCACCAAGCAGGGCTGGAAGGTCAGCCTGCAGAGTGAACCTGGGGGGGGCACCCGTTTCCGGGTGGAACTGGCGGCCGCGTCTTGA
- a CDS encoding class I SAM-dependent methyltransferase produces MHKPSPIELEFSRKYDLDHAQQYLHKHQDGLARRLSHWRDIQVARRALKLAEQPNLVLDLPCGAGRFWPMLCEQQNRVILAADNSADMLATARAAQAREVVARVNSFRTSAFAIDLGANAVDCIFCIRLLHHIESSEHRLAILREFHRVSRDSVIVSLWVDGNYKAWKRRRLEARRAAAGRATQNQNRFVVPRAVIEGEFHQAGFDIVGHLDFLPGYAMWRTYVLRKEV; encoded by the coding sequence ATGCACAAGCCAAGCCCCATCGAACTGGAATTCTCCCGCAAGTACGACCTCGACCACGCCCAGCAGTACCTGCACAAGCATCAGGACGGCCTGGCCAGGCGCCTGTCGCATTGGCGCGACATCCAGGTGGCACGACGCGCCCTGAAGCTGGCCGAGCAGCCCAACCTGGTACTCGACCTGCCCTGCGGCGCCGGGCGCTTCTGGCCCATGCTCTGCGAACAGCAGAACCGGGTGATCCTCGCTGCCGACAATTCCGCCGACATGCTCGCCACCGCCCGCGCCGCCCAAGCACGCGAAGTCGTGGCACGGGTCAACAGCTTTCGTACCTCGGCCTTCGCCATCGACCTGGGTGCCAACGCGGTGGACTGCATCTTCTGCATCCGCCTGCTGCACCATATCGAGTCGAGTGAGCATCGCCTGGCCATCCTGCGTGAATTCCATCGGGTCAGCCGCGACAGCGTGATCGTCTCGCTGTGGGTCGACGGCAATTACAAGGCCTGGAAGCGCCGCCGCCTGGAAGCGCGTCGTGCCGCCGCTGGCCGCGCCACGCAGAACCAGAATCGCTTCGTGGTGCCGCGCGCGGTGATCGAGGGGGAGTTCCATCAGGCCGGTTTCGATATCGTCGGTCACCTGGACTTCCTGCCCGGCTATGCCATGTGGCGCACCTACGTGCTGCGCAAGGAGGTCTGA
- a CDS encoding OsmC family protein — protein sequence MIRIHSSKGLQQQISIDAHQLLGDVAPELGGDGAGPDPHDLFDASLGTCKAMTLLLYARQRGLPLEGIDVSVERDDSEEREGNYHLIVELSLKGPLDEAQRQQLLRIADKCPIHKLMTSTDIQIETRLTGASA from the coding sequence ATGATCCGCATTCATAGCAGCAAGGGTCTGCAGCAACAGATCAGCATCGACGCCCACCAACTGCTCGGCGACGTAGCTCCCGAACTGGGCGGCGACGGCGCCGGGCCTGATCCTCACGATCTGTTCGACGCCTCGCTCGGCACCTGCAAGGCCATGACCCTGCTGCTCTATGCGCGCCAGCGCGGCCTGCCGCTGGAGGGTATCGACGTCAGTGTCGAGCGCGACGACAGCGAAGAACGCGAGGGCAACTACCACCTGATCGTCGAGCTGTCGCTCAAGGGCCCTCTGGACGAGGCCCAGCGCCAGCAACTGCTGCGCATCGCCGACAAGTGTCCGATCCACAAGCTGATGACCAGCACCGATATCCAGATCGAAACCCGCCTGACCGGGGCCTCGGCATGA
- a CDS encoding HD-GYP domain-containing protein — translation MTQTNDTRPLLLLVDDEPTNLQVLRHILQDDYRLLFAKEGARALEMAAREVPDLILLDVMMPGMTGYEVCETLKADPLLQSIPVIFVTALADIDDEAHGFAVGAVDYITKPVSPSIVRARVRTHLSLVRLDELKRTRLQIVQRLGMAAEYKDNETGLHVIRMSHFSKVLALAAGFSESAAEELLNAAPMHDVGKIGIPDAVLRKPGKLDEQEWQIMRQHVEIGARIIGEHSSGLLRTAQRIALSHHEKWDGTGYPNGLSGEDIPLEGRIVAIADVFDALTSVRPYKQAWPVEEAVAFLREQSGRHFDPRLVELFIGCLPEILQIKERWAEQGA, via the coding sequence ATGACCCAGACCAACGATACCCGTCCGCTGCTGCTACTGGTCGATGACGAGCCGACCAACCTGCAGGTACTGCGCCATATCCTGCAGGACGATTACCGCCTGCTGTTCGCCAAGGAAGGGGCGCGTGCACTGGAAATGGCGGCGCGGGAAGTGCCTGACCTGATCCTGCTCGATGTGATGATGCCCGGCATGACCGGCTATGAAGTGTGCGAAACCCTGAAGGCCGACCCCTTGTTGCAGTCGATCCCGGTGATCTTCGTCACCGCCCTGGCCGATATCGACGACGAGGCCCATGGCTTTGCGGTGGGTGCGGTGGACTACATCACCAAACCGGTCAGCCCCTCGATCGTTCGCGCCCGGGTGCGCACGCACCTGTCCCTGGTGCGCCTCGACGAGCTCAAGCGCACGCGCCTGCAGATCGTCCAGCGCCTGGGCATGGCGGCCGAATACAAGGACAACGAGACCGGGCTGCATGTGATCCGCATGAGTCATTTCTCCAAGGTTCTGGCCCTGGCCGCCGGCTTCAGCGAGAGCGCGGCCGAGGAGTTGCTCAACGCCGCGCCCATGCACGATGTCGGCAAGATCGGCATACCCGATGCGGTGCTGCGCAAGCCGGGCAAGCTCGATGAACAGGAATGGCAGATCATGCGTCAGCACGTCGAGATCGGCGCGCGCATCATCGGCGAACACAGCTCCGGCTTGCTGCGCACCGCCCAGCGCATCGCCCTGTCGCACCACGAGAAATGGGACGGCACTGGCTACCCCAACGGCCTCAGCGGCGAGGACATCCCGCTGGAGGGGCGTATCGTCGCCATTGCCGATGTCTTCGATGCCCTGACCAGCGTGCGTCCCTACAAACAGGCCTGGCCGGTGGAAGAGGCTGTTGCCTTCCTGCGCGAGCAGAGCGGCCGCCACTTCGACCCGCGCCTGGTGGAGCTGTTCATCGGCTGTCTGCCGGAAATCCTGCAGATCAAGGAACGTTGGGCCGAACAGGGTGCCTGA
- a CDS encoding dienelactone hydrolase family protein codes for MQKKTLAPLLCATLGGLAEAAVVAKPIPYEIDGEAFEGVLVYDDSVSTPRPGLLAVPNWMGVNEDTVKKAARAAGDKYVVFLADMYGKSIRPSNADEAKAAATAVRSDRALMRKRAQAAVEVLKAQSSEVALDVSKLGAIGFCFGGGTVLELARSGAPLKGFVSFHGNLDTPNPADAKNIKAPVLVLHGADDPAVPQEQVDGFIAEMKAAKADWQLVSYGGAVHSFTNPKANVPGSNQYHPVVAARAFRAMNDLFDEVFAEQ; via the coding sequence ATGCAGAAGAAAACCCTGGCTCCGCTCCTGTGCGCCACGCTCGGTGGCCTGGCAGAGGCGGCGGTCGTGGCCAAGCCCATACCCTACGAAATCGACGGTGAAGCCTTCGAGGGCGTGCTGGTCTATGACGATTCGGTCAGCACCCCACGCCCCGGTTTGTTGGCTGTGCCCAACTGGATGGGGGTGAACGAGGACACGGTGAAGAAGGCGGCGCGCGCCGCCGGGGACAAGTACGTGGTGTTTCTTGCCGACATGTACGGCAAGTCCATTCGCCCGAGCAATGCCGACGAAGCCAAGGCGGCCGCCACGGCGGTGCGCAGCGACCGCGCGCTGATGCGCAAGCGCGCCCAGGCGGCGGTCGAGGTGCTCAAGGCGCAGAGCAGCGAGGTGGCGCTGGATGTCAGCAAGCTGGGTGCCATCGGTTTCTGCTTCGGTGGCGGCACCGTGCTGGAGCTGGCGCGTTCGGGCGCGCCGCTGAAGGGCTTCGTCTCCTTTCATGGCAATCTGGATACCCCCAATCCTGCCGATGCCAAGAACATCAAGGCGCCGGTGCTGGTACTGCACGGCGCGGACGACCCGGCCGTGCCACAGGAGCAGGTCGACGGCTTCATCGCCGAGATGAAGGCGGCCAAGGCCGACTGGCAACTGGTCAGCTATGGCGGTGCGGTGCACTCGTTCACCAACCCTAAGGCCAACGTGCCGGGCTCTAATCAGTACCATCCGGTGGTGGCCGCGCGGGCCTTCAGGGCCATGAACGATCTGTTCGATGAGGTGTTTGCCGAGCAGTGA
- a CDS encoding diacylglycerol kinase, translating to MNPSPRLDALDLKGRRGLRRILDASGYSLAGLRAAYTGEAAFRQLVWLNLLLLPLACLVDVSRTERALLILVPMLALVVELLNSAIEAVVDRISLSLHPLSKQAKDMGSAAQMVALLMIALTWAIILL from the coding sequence GTGAATCCCAGCCCGCGACTGGATGCCCTTGACCTCAAGGGGCGCCGAGGCCTGCGCCGCATTCTCGATGCCAGCGGCTATTCGCTGGCTGGCCTGCGCGCGGCTTACACGGGTGAAGCCGCGTTCCGCCAACTGGTCTGGTTGAACCTGCTATTGCTGCCGCTGGCCTGCCTGGTGGACGTGAGCCGCACCGAACGGGCGCTGCTGATCCTGGTACCCATGCTGGCGCTGGTAGTGGAGCTGCTCAATTCCGCCATCGAGGCGGTGGTCGATCGCATCTCCCTGAGCCTGCATCCGCTGTCCAAGCAGGCCAAGGACATGGGCAGCGCGGCCCAGATGGTCGCGTTGCTGATGATCGCCCTGACCTGGGCGATCATCCTGCTCTGA
- a CDS encoding PDC sensor domain-containing protein, translating into MAEQKASHITQVYRSSATDDFCFTVSVPILDGQGRLLRVLGADVRLSALV; encoded by the coding sequence GTGGCTGAACAGAAGGCCAGCCATATCACCCAGGTCTACCGTTCTTCGGCCACCGATGATTTCTGTTTCACCGTATCGGTGCCCATCCTCGATGGCCAGGGGCGTCTACTGCGCGTTCTGGGTGCCGACGTGCGCCTGTCGGCACTGGTGTGA
- a CDS encoding amidohydrolase family protein, with protein MPLLLALGAMLAHGAAQAREYRYSDAHLHYVDFFQESAGMDELLEKMAQNNVDHVMFSGIPVVKKWDEDEPKRPRYYAGDDANAYWYSATDVFVAEAYKRLPAEQRRRFHPFLSGFNPNDKNADAHIRRMLELDPGLWQGIGEIFTRHDDLTALIHGRAPRADNEALARVFHLAAEYDLPVMLHSNITSKRERNPLYLQEIEKPLRNHPHVRFIWAHAGTSAEIHRHQEKLDFLLPTLERMLGDYPNLYIDLSWTVLRPYLLDENGKPDPDWVHLVSSYPERFMIGSDVVGRFGSLGEYMHGFDPFLDALPEDVAHKVARDNFLSVLPRKVRAELPQ; from the coding sequence ATGCCATTGCTGTTGGCCCTCGGCGCGATGCTCGCCCACGGCGCCGCCCAGGCCCGTGAATACCGCTACAGCGATGCCCATTTGCACTACGTGGATTTCTTCCAGGAAAGCGCCGGCATGGATGAGCTGCTGGAGAAGATGGCGCAGAACAACGTCGATCACGTGATGTTCTCCGGCATTCCGGTGGTCAAGAAATGGGACGAGGACGAACCCAAGCGCCCACGTTACTATGCCGGCGACGACGCCAATGCCTACTGGTACAGCGCCACCGACGTGTTCGTTGCCGAGGCCTACAAGCGGCTGCCAGCCGAGCAGCGCCGTCGTTTTCACCCCTTCCTGTCCGGCTTCAACCCCAATGACAAGAATGCCGACGCGCACATCCGGCGCATGCTCGAACTCGATCCGGGTTTATGGCAGGGCATCGGCGAAATCTTCACTCGCCACGACGATCTCACCGCACTGATCCACGGCCGTGCGCCGAGGGCTGACAACGAGGCGCTGGCGCGGGTGTTCCACCTGGCCGCCGAATACGACCTGCCGGTGATGCTGCATTCCAACATCACTTCCAAGCGCGAGCGCAATCCGCTCTATCTGCAGGAGATCGAAAAACCGCTGCGCAATCATCCGCATGTGCGCTTCATCTGGGCACATGCCGGCACCAGCGCGGAAATTCATCGCCACCAGGAAAAACTGGACTTCCTCCTGCCGACCCTGGAACGCATGCTGGGCGACTACCCCAACCTGTATATCGACCTGTCCTGGACTGTACTGCGCCCCTATCTGCTGGACGAAAACGGTAAACCGGACCCGGATTGGGTGCACCTGGTCAGCAGCTATCCCGAGCGTTTCATGATCGGCTCGGACGTGGTCGGCCGTTTTGGCAGCCTGGGCGAGTACATGCATGGTTTCGACCCCTTCCTCGACGCCTTGCCCGAGGACGTGGCGCACAAGGTGGCGCGGGACAACTTCCTCTCGGTGCTGCCGCGCAAGGTAAGGGCGGAGCTACCGCAGTAG
- a CDS encoding DUF3859 domain-containing protein, with product MQHISKVLLAGLFAFTGLVQADVRVEGPVEYGIFTTDYQDFQPGERVLTRSSQDIQVTDRIPAKLGTKFGMRYSLAGKREGDTPLTLLYLTPGVVTPDGQRHDKFEVVQKLVPGAPQDVMAFEFTEHHEVVPGEWHFIVYQGDRKLAEQRFEVR from the coding sequence ATGCAGCATATTTCCAAGGTTTTGCTTGCCGGTCTGTTCGCTTTCACCGGCCTGGTTCAGGCGGACGTACGGGTTGAAGGGCCGGTGGAGTACGGCATCTTCACCACGGATTATCAGGACTTCCAGCCCGGCGAACGCGTACTGACGCGCAGCAGTCAGGATATCCAGGTCACCGACCGGATTCCCGCCAAGCTCGGCACCAAGTTCGGCATGCGCTACAGCCTGGCTGGCAAGCGCGAGGGGGATACGCCGCTGACGTTGCTCTATCTCACCCCAGGCGTGGTCACCCCGGACGGCCAGCGCCACGACAAGTTCGAGGTGGTGCAGAAGCTGGTGCCCGGCGCGCCGCAGGACGTGATGGCCTTCGAGTTCACCGAGCACCATGAGGTGGTGCCCGGCGAGTGGCACTTCATCGTCTATCAGGGCGATCGCAAGCTGGCCGAACAGCGCTTCGAGGTGCGCTGA